CTGAggtgtgatggaggaattactttcatttaataaagaaactgccttggcccatttataggccagcccttaggtgggtggagaaaacagacagaatgctgggagaaaaaagccgagtaaaggagtcgccatgattctcccactccacacagacgcaggttaagatctttcctggtaagccagctcatggtactacacagaatattaaaaatgggttagatcaatatgtaagagctagtcaataagaggctggaactaatgggccaggcagtgattaaaagaatacagtttccgtgtaattatttcggggcataagctagccatgcgggcggctgggtgccggggacgcagccccaccgctcctattacaacagaggtgaagccttaacccaaacattccagactctttgggtatagagGTGCCAGTGGCTGGGGTGACGCTTTCAACGAAACACAGATCAGTATTTAAAAGGTGATAGTGTGATACAGGTATAAGGCTCCCTCTGAGAAGCACATATTACAAAGGAATGAGGTATTTTATCTCATAGTTTTCTTCCATTGTaatgttttttatcttaaatatattttccaaaaCTTTCTAAATTCTAGAAGAAAAGGTGGAACACAAGTCGAAACAATGGAGAAACTGTAATTGGATGAACACACAAAGCAAATCTGAAAGCTGAAACACAGGAGGAAAAGCCAAACTAGAAATAGCATGATTTCAAAAACACATCTCCTAGGGAAGGGAAAAGCTGATTGCGTAGTTTGTCCTGTCTAGTAGCCCTCCACAACAGGATATACATCCCTGATGACAAGTTCTGTTTAATGAATAAAAGGGCAAGCAGATGCTGACACAGAACTTGCCAGGGGAGGAAAGAGGGCTAAATCTAATGAACGCTTAATTGGTTTATACTTTAGAGATCCcacatgtttaaaaaatacaggAGGTAGCCATAAATTTTGGGGACAGGCAGAAACAACAAGCTAATAAAAGGCCAGTGTTCCTGAAAGATCTTCCAGTGTTGAGGAGCAGGATTCTGCCTGTAGCTGCTTTTACAGTGTTCCCTTCCTGCCCATCAACAATCCAGCCTGCCTATGGACAATATGCCCTTTCCCTGTTTCGATCACTAATAATGCCACCAAGTTCAATCCTCTCAGTTTCTACTTGGGAGACAACTGGATTTGGCTCCACCACCTTTACTTTGGTACACGtgtgaacacacatatgcacacacacacacacaaacacatacacatacaaaaacacgtatgcatacacacaaatgcatgcatgcatgcacacgtgcgcacacacaaacacatgcacacacacaaacacgcacgcacacacaatgtacacatacacaaatgcactcCTGTGCGCgtgcggacacacacacacagacatatataaatatacgCTAATATGCTGTAAACCAAATCTGAGTTCTAAGATCCTGCACAATTTGTCCCCTCCTTGATTTCCCAGGTGTCTTCATGACCTCGGCAGTGCTAAgtccctcccacctcagccttccACACACTGCCACCTGACTGCACATCTCTGCTCACCTGCTACTTTTCACTCCAGCTTCTCACAGGTTCTCCCAAACCCCTAACTACCCTGCTCTAAACCAGACCAcggttgtatttttaaaaattatttggatGACATAGCTTTTATCTTGCTTCCCtactcttttgaaaatgtatgatGGCTAGATGTGCGCGGGGAGGGGGGGAATCATAATACTATCCTGTCTCTCTTTGTAAAacgttttatttttgttttatatgtattgaTCTTTTGCctgcgtgcatgtatgtacaccacagTGGTACAAGGTCTAAAGAGGTCAGAAGGTGGCATCAGagccctagaactgaagttacagatggttgtgagccaatatataggtgctgggaactgaagctgggtccCCTACAAGAGCTTCAGAAGCTCTTAGGCACTGAGTGATCGCTTCAGCCCTCAGCTTCTTTTTGGTATGTGCAATTTAAATTCATCATTGTGGATAGTTTTTGAAAGTTTCCTTTGACATTAAAAACACAGCACAGACTGGCaaatctcttttgtttgttttattttgttttgtttgagatctGGAATTTGGGATGGCCTCAAATCCAGAAACCTGattacttctgcctcctgattatagggttaaaggtgtgtgccaccacacccagtctttgaccttaaaagcaaaaaatatcactGCCTACAGTTTTCCTTTTCATGATTAATTTTCATACAAAAACCATATCCGAGTCATAAATTTCATAGTATTTGAAGTAAGCCTGACTAGAAAGTGTGCTCTCCACTATAGCACAAGGCAAGCTGTAATGTCACGCGTGTTAGAATACTACTTTGTCtttgcaaacaacaacaaaatcccaacCTTGAGATTAATGTCAGAAAATGTAACAGAAAGATGTGATCAATTGTTCCTTCACTGATGGTTCTtatttgacacaaacctagaatAAAGATATAACACTTTAACCTAGATTGTCATTTTGGGTAAAttattttccttcagtttattttttaaacaaatagtaaaagaaaaaaaggctaaaCATTATGTTATAATTTCAGATCTAAAAGTCTCACAATTTTGAAGAAAGCAAGCAGTCATAAAACATACTaatgtgtatttttttatatgaagcaacaattcaaaataattttttcctgCTCATTTGTAAGATCACATCCCATCAGTGCTGGCCATGTCAGAGGCATCTACAAAGCTAAGGACAGGGACCGCTGTATCTCCTTCCATAGAGCAGAGACGATCAGTCATCTCCATTTCCTTTCTATTAACGTACTTGTGCAGCAGGCTGTAGAACTGGTtcttgggattaaaagtgtacagcGCCGAGATTTCCTTCCAGGCTTTAATGCTTGGGGTGTAGCAATCCTTCGGATTCCTGCATTCAAAGAAACACTTAACATTCTCGTTTGCCAACTGGGTCGCGTGCTCTGTAGCTTGACTTAGAAGAATCTGCTCCTCCTTCTGAGAATATATTTCCCAGAATTTTAGGTGCAGATAACTAACTGGAGAGCAGCATCGAACGATAGACGTCACAACAAGAAGTACAATGATGATGGCCGCTATTAGAATCCAGCCTATCACCTACAGAAAACACAACAGGATGGCAACTTAGTCACCTTtgacattagaaaaattaaaaagcctgGGTCACTAGTCACTAGCTCCCAAGTCGTGTCTTAAGCTCTTTAGAATAAAGAGTGTTAGTAACAATCCGCACGACCCCTCCCCCCCCAGTACGTCAATACAATTACTGTCTTGAAAAGTCAACTAGAGTCCAAGTCAGGTCAAGTGCCCAAGAGGAGATGACACGTCACTCCCTTTGAACTGAAAACACGGGGTTTCTGCGGATCCAGAGAAAGGAGCATCCATTCTAAAGAGCCCCAGGCCTTCCTACGTTCGTGGGTAGCGAGGGTGGTGGGTTTGGGCCTGGCAAGACGGGTTCTATTGTAAAAAATGCTTCCAGTTTCTCCTGCATTGTGCAACTTCACCTAGCCTGAGTATTTGCTGCACAGTGGGAGAGAACACTAAAGAACTATACAGAAGGTACCAGTCCAGGTGCGTTATTCTGACTCCTACAGCGCCGGCTCCTGGAtgaaagcctcctccctgctATTTAAATATTCACTGTTGCTGGTTTACAGAAAAATCTACtagcttctttctctcctctttacaGGTCCCCACCGCGCCCAGAGTCTGACCTGAGACTGAGCCTTGAGCTGATTCAGGATGTCCtgcatctctgcctcctgttcgTTGCAGGGAACCTGCGGTAGTTTGATAGCGCAGCTGCTGTTGAGGTTTCCGCACAGATACTTCGTCATGCGCGCGCTACCGCTGACAGCACACTCGTAGAAGGAGCCCCCTAGCAGCGCCACCGCCACCCAGGTGAGGGGCGCGAGCGTGGCGGCCAGGTTGATCTGCAAGCATGTCAGTGCACTGTGCGACCCGGAGCTGGAACTcgtgctccaggagcagaggccGGTGAGCAGACGCCAGGTGCTCGTGTTCAGCGCATAGCCCATTAGAAAGAGTGCGAGCGCTGGCACCAACAGGAACACCAGGCCATAGGGCAGGTTCCAGGTAGCGTTGCACGGACACTGGAACACCacctgggagaagatcttctccccACCCACTGTCAACAGGGTCACCAAGCCATAGCCCAGGGCGCTGCGGTGCTTGCTCTGCAGCAGTTCCAGCACTGCCTTGAACTTCTCCATGGATTCTGTTCACCCTGGGCACCCCGCTGGGTCCAGAAGCTTCAGTTCTGCTCTGTGAGTCGGGAGGGTTGAGTGAACCGGGTCTGGAACTTCACACTCTGCTTTGAAGCAACTTTAGAAAGGGAAGAGGGCTTCTCAGTCTTTTCCGGGTTTCACTTTTCAACCAAAGTAGCTCTGACATGGGTCCATGAATACGCCCCCAGATCCTTGACTTCCCGGGACCCCACTCCACATCCAAAgactgaaggaagcagaggaagccctgagtgagAGATGTGAATGACTGTATGTTGACACGGGCAGCCTGTTGAGGACTCCTACCCCAATCGATCTATGGTAAATTGGCAAAGCCATTACCCATACGGGTCAGGGTCTAGAGTACTGGCAAGGCTTTCCTTCGGAGTCTGAGTATGCGAGTTTATAAACAGTTGATCCAAGAGTGCAAGACTAGCAACTGCAGCTTTCTCCTGGAAGTTTACAGGCTGTGAATGCTGGCCTACAGAGGTGACTTTCCCGTCTAACCCCTCACCCTAATATACAAGCTAAGGTTTGGGGAAACCCCCACCTGATCTCAGCTGCATCCCATGTCTGCCTCTGTGCCTGTCCTTTATTCATTTATCTCTCGGCCTCTAGCCAGCCTTCCAGGATCCAAGGTGCAAAGGACAGAGCAGAAGGCCCTGGTCACACTGTTCCATCAGTTCTGGAACTCTACCAGATCAACTCTGTTTGCTCCAAACCAACATGACCTCTTACAATGTAGCCAGCTGATCAAAATAAGAAAGCTGTTGAATTCCCTCCTATTGTTGCAATCCTAATTCCTGAGCTAACACCCAATTACAAAAACCATACCATTTACAGGAAGCAGAGTACACttattcattttccttcaaaagCTGAACGATAGAAAAACTGCAAATGAAGTCAAGTTCTAATTCTTCTATATAATGATCCCCCTCCAATATGGGGGTGCTAGGTTAGTATTTgctgaccccccccacacacacacactttctctttccAATATCCCCAAAGGCTGAATATACTGTTAATTAACTTTTTGGTATAAGGGATATCTTTCACGGGTATGCCACAACAGTATCTGTACCTCCAGGGATGTCAAATGATTGCTTCATGACCACAGACCATCAGCACAGGGAAGGGTGTATGGCTACTCAAAAAAACACTGAGAGACTGGAGTTGGTGGtgctaatcacagcactggggaggcagaggcaggtagatctctgtgagttcaaagccagcctcgtctatagaggcaggtggatctccggtAAGTTCAAAGCCAAACTAGACTATACCtggagttccagagcagccagggcttcacaaaaagaaacaacagcaacaatgaaaaccaaaacagaactcTAGTTAAAGATTAACCAGGAGTTAGGTGAAACCCCCTACATCTACTATGTCCCGTCTTCACTCTTCACGTGACAGTTCTTCTGAATAACTATAATCAAGACTGTGGCACTGACCCTTCTATTTCACAGCTCCAAAATGAACTGAAGGATACTAGAAAGAACAGCACATTGAACTTGGGTGCTCGGTCTCTGTGCTACTGCTCTCTAAAACTCAGCATCATCAAAGAGGGGGAGAAGTGGCTGGTTCATGATTACTGTGATAAGCTGACCAGCATATGAAAAAACTGCATTTGGGCATGCGGCTAAAAGAGCCATGAGTCTGACAGGTTACATCTTACACTACAACTCTAAGAACATCCAGCAATTACTGCCATTGCATATTATTTAAAGCTCCATGTGTGTGCTCAGTTATAGACCAAGGGATGTGTGCAGGCTCTTGATAACCATGCATTACCCTAAATAATTTATGCACTCCTTAGCTGACCACAAGGAAGGCATCCACAGAGAGTCTGAGCAGAAAACTCACAAAAACCTCACAAAAAACTGGCTGCTCTTGGTGCCCATACTAGGTTGGCTTTGCTTCATTTGATAAGTATTAATAGATTATACTAAAGGGAATTTTTGAAATGGGTCAAGAAACATTCTTTCCTTAGTTTACTTGCCTTCCTAACTATACATACCTACTACCACCAGTGACTCTAACATAGCACTGAAACTCAAGGGTGGTATAAGAAGAAGCCTCACTAGGGCTAGCGACTCTGAATGTTTGAGGGTAATCAAGTCAATGGTGATTCTTGTCTCTCTAGTCCTCTGTCTTCTAAAACATCTCTTTTCCCATGAATGTTGGCTAACTTTCTTCTCATTGCTGGATGGATCTTCATCATGTTTTGTTCTCATCCACATTTTCCATACTCCATCAAGAAAAAAACCTGGCTGGGTTCacattctttgttctttattcaAGGTTTCCTTAATTGAAACCTAACAACCACAGCTTTCCAGTCTCTGACTGAAGCTTATTCTTTCATTTCcaccatccaagtactaaccaagGCAAACCCAACACACCTTCTGAAATCAGAGAAGATTCCCCCACCCAACCGTATTTCTCATGCGGAGAAGGGTCAGCTTTTTCCTGGTTACTATCTATTAATGGCCAAACCTGAGATTTCCTACCGCTCTATAATGGTTTATCCTCCACCAAAGCTCAAAGTCACCCAGAATATCCCCTCTCCTACCTCAACTCTACGCTCTATCATCTGTTCTCGTTCTTTTGTTTATTCAGCTTTAATGGAAGTGACAAGCAACTTGCTGTTCTCTGACATTTGTCTTTCAGGGATCCAATTTCCGTTTTTCTTTCCCACATAAATCCACCTGCTTCCTTTGCCAACTAAATTAACTTATTAACTCATTAATTCGTTTGTCAGTCATTCATTAAAATGATTAATAAGCATGCAGGCTATGCTGGGTTCCTATAGGAAGTGGTTGATACTGTTAGATACAACACAAAATCGAAATGTGGTTCTAACGATTAtatggagggagaaaaaaaaggaatgacCGGAAGTGTTCTGAAAGTCCTATGAGGAGATAACCATTAATATACGCTCAATGGTCCTTGAATGCAAGGGAGCTTGACTGTAAAGAAGACCAGAGCAATGGACTGGATGTTAAAGGTGAGAACCAAGGTGGCACATTTTGAGAACAGAGGTGCAGGTGGAACAGCAGGTTCAGGGCTTCATAGACCAGAACACTCACTTGAACTTCTGCTCAGAAACAGCCTGATTTATAACAACACagtgttggttcagtctctgaaTAACATTCCCAACCTGCCCCCACTTCTACCCCCACTTCTGCTCACCAGATTTGCTTCCTCTATATTCACACATCACGATCTCCCAGGCATGATCGTGATCATGCTAGACTCACAAAGTTCTACAGCTTTGGGGGGTTTTGGTTCTGCCAGAACTTTCTCCCAGAACACCTCTGGCTCTGTGAGTGGTTTTAATTCTGGGTCTTTTGGGTGTAATCCAGTCCTCTAGACCCAGCAGTATTCTAGAGACTACTGCTCAGAAATTAAACTAAGAGTGAAAGTAGACTCACATAAAATAGCATTGTTTAAAGGGATTGTGGAAAATATATGATCTGAACAGTCTTCTCATTAACAAACCAGAAGATTCTTGTATTCTTGTGTCCACACACCACAAAAGCAATGGTAGTGTGTCtgaatttctttgtgtattttgtttctcAACTCTCATGAGTAATATCAGGAATGAGTTTTAAATCACCACCATTTCTGAGTAAAGAAAGCAACAGAAACTAAAAGGAAACCACAGACTATGAATCTGAAAGCCGTTTGCATCTGTCTTGCAGGAAGCTGCTTCTCACTGTAGTCCACTAACCTCAAGAGAGAGCCCAAAGATGATTTTTGATATATTTGCGATGTTAAAGAGAATGTTTTTATCCATATTAATGAGGTTGGGTTCATTTAATATGTCTGAAAATATAGAACATATATATCTGAAGATTATTGAGATGGAGATATAATTCATCTACTTAACGTGTATATGCCCTCATTTTACTATGTTCCCAAAATTGAACCTTCCATCACCACCATTGACATAAAGCATTTTCATCACATAAAAGAGTTCAATGGCGCTGGACAGTCATTCCCATTTCTTGCCTCTCTCGAATGTATCCACCTTCCCAGGGCTTCTTGACaagcatttattcattttctttctccattgccTACTCTGAATGttttccatctttctgtcttTAGTTGTGTATGGTTTGTCCAGCAACTCTCTATCATCCGACCCTCTGGGGttcactctttcttcttctaaggCATCAAAAGCAACACAGTGTACCCCTTTTGGCCTTGAAAACTTTGGGAATAAACCTTCCTCTGCCTGGAATTTTCTCTCTATTGCTTCTTTCTCATACC
This genomic window from Chionomys nivalis chromosome 2, mChiNiv1.1, whole genome shotgun sequence contains:
- the Calhm6 gene encoding calcium homeostasis modulator protein 6, with translation MEKFKAVLELLQSKHRSALGYGLVTLLTVGGEKIFSQVVFQCPCNATWNLPYGLVFLLVPALALFLMGYALNTSTWRLLTGLCSWSTSSSSGSHSALTCLQINLAATLAPLTWVAVALLGGSFYECAVSGSARMTKYLCGNLNSSCAIKLPQVPCNEQEAEMQDILNQLKAQSQVIGWILIAAIIIVLLVVTSIVRCCSPVSYLHLKFWEIYSQKEEQILLSQATEHATQLANENVKCFFECRNPKDCYTPSIKAWKEISALYTFNPKNQFYSLLHKYVNRKEMEMTDRLCSMEGDTAVPVLSFVDASDMASTDGM